One segment of Asaia bogorensis NBRC 16594 DNA contains the following:
- the fliP gene encoding flagellar type III secretion system pore protein FliP (The bacterial flagellar biogenesis protein FliP forms a type III secretion system (T3SS)-type pore required for flagellar assembly.), which translates to MNNFVIHSTGAIKSRVVSSCNTKATTSGKSRTIGHCFTLVVLTAVLLCAPCIAHAQSLSIDLGGSGGSPGTTSRLIQLTALITLLSLAPSLLVMVTAFTRIVIVLSLLRGAIGAQGTPPNTIIIGLSLFLTFFVMQPTFERSWSQGIAPMINGSMSEIDGLKAAAEPFRGFMVAHARPGDLATFYHLANLTPAKTAAETPWRVLMPAFMIGELSRGFEMGFLLYLPFLIIDIVTSSVLMSLGMMMLPPATISLPFKLIFFVMIDGWQMVAGGLVRSFGS; encoded by the coding sequence ATGAATAATTTTGTGATTCATTCAACCGGGGCGATAAAATCCCGCGTAGTGAGCTCATGCAATACCAAAGCTACGACCTCTGGCAAGAGTCGAACCATCGGCCATTGTTTCACGCTTGTTGTCCTCACAGCCGTTCTGCTTTGTGCCCCTTGCATCGCGCACGCGCAGTCTCTTTCCATCGATCTTGGCGGTAGTGGCGGCAGCCCTGGGACAACGAGCCGCCTGATCCAGCTTACTGCCCTCATCACCCTGCTGTCTCTGGCACCGAGCCTTCTTGTAATGGTGACTGCTTTCACGCGTATCGTGATCGTCCTGTCGCTGCTTCGGGGTGCAATCGGCGCGCAAGGTACCCCACCGAACACAATCATCATCGGCCTCTCGCTATTTCTTACGTTTTTCGTGATGCAGCCTACTTTTGAACGATCCTGGTCACAGGGGATCGCACCGATGATCAATGGGAGCATGTCGGAGATAGACGGCCTCAAGGCTGCAGCAGAGCCATTCCGCGGCTTCATGGTTGCGCATGCCCGGCCTGGCGATCTCGCAACTTTCTATCATCTGGCCAATCTCACACCTGCCAAAACCGCTGCGGAAACCCCATGGCGGGTCCTGATGCCTGCTTTCATGATTGGTGAGTTGAGCAGAGGCTTCGAAATGGGCTTCCTTCTCTATCTGCCTTTCCTGATCATCGATATCGTCACATCAAGCGTGCTGATGAGTCTCGGCATGATGATGCTGCCCCCTGCAACAATCTCGCTGCCATTCAAGCTCATCTTCTTTGTCATGATTGATGGGTGGCAGATGGTAGCGGGCGGCCTGGTACGCAGCTTCGGCTCCTGA
- a CDS encoding FliH/SctL family protein, which yields MRDFVPFSLKSRREDHASNADTATLPLARHLVDFDAKPMPPAPPPATDQSDSAPADGQAKPLVSLAQDEIDALQRAAYDAGFAAGAASEQARAEAILSSTLADMIRQNEDVCARHFGLAQKAGEIFAEALVDIVSALTRLPPEQLNGIHRDLLQDAIDLILGSETVVEVTCTADDEVRLRSAISQPDKIRFEPCAVPGDSRIRISTETNTIVLDPEEWRRKAIEKVLTSLNSLQRSPTASPKTTNGP from the coding sequence ATGCGAGACTTCGTTCCTTTTTCGCTCAAGTCCAGACGAGAGGACCACGCGAGTAACGCTGACACCGCCACCCTGCCGCTCGCCCGCCACCTCGTTGATTTTGATGCCAAGCCAATGCCCCCGGCACCGCCTCCCGCCACCGATCAATCAGATTCGGCTCCGGCAGACGGGCAAGCGAAGCCTTTGGTGTCCTTGGCTCAGGACGAGATTGATGCGTTGCAGCGTGCCGCTTACGACGCTGGTTTTGCAGCAGGCGCGGCTTCGGAGCAGGCCAGAGCCGAAGCCATCCTATCTTCTACACTGGCGGACATGATCCGTCAGAACGAAGATGTATGCGCCCGCCACTTCGGCCTGGCGCAAAAGGCGGGGGAAATTTTTGCCGAGGCGTTGGTCGACATCGTCAGCGCTCTGACCCGCCTCCCCCCGGAGCAATTAAATGGTATCCATCGCGATCTTTTGCAGGATGCAATCGATCTGATTTTGGGATCCGAAACAGTGGTTGAGGTGACTTGCACCGCAGATGACGAAGTCCGCCTCAGAAGCGCGATTAGCCAGCCTGACAAAATAAGGTTTGAGCCTTGTGCTGTTCCCGGGGATTCACGTATCAGAATCAGCACTGAGACCAACACGATCGTCCTCGACCCGGAAGAATGGCGCAGGAAGGCAATTGAGAAGGTGCTGACCTCACTCAACTCTTTGCAGCGTTCACCAACTGCCTCACCCAAGACGACAAACGGACCGTAA
- the fliN gene encoding flagellar motor switch protein FliN, which translates to MMNADNGMMGLEDFASEPLDSSGSTTETAAAGSSTAPRTEAVYDIPVKITAVIGTATMPVSQLLRLGRGAVVELNKKLGEAVDIYANNRLIARGELVVVDDNNIGVTMTEILSSSSS; encoded by the coding sequence ATGATGAATGCAGATAACGGAATGATGGGGCTCGAGGATTTTGCCTCAGAGCCTCTCGATTCTTCAGGTTCCACAACCGAGACAGCAGCTGCCGGCAGCTCCACCGCGCCTCGGACCGAAGCCGTCTACGATATCCCGGTCAAGATTACCGCGGTGATCGGCACTGCCACCATGCCGGTCAGCCAGCTCCTTAGGTTGGGGCGTGGCGCTGTGGTCGAGTTAAACAAGAAACTGGGCGAAGCTGTCGATATCTATGCCAATAACCGTCTCATTGCGCGTGGCGAGCTGGTTGTCGTTGATGACAACAACATAGGCGTGACAATGACTGAAATTCTGTCGTCTTCGTCCTCCTGA
- a CDS encoding methyl-accepting chemotaxis protein produces the protein MKTWLYREASFRSKIGTVMLCSEILLAAIVLGEVAAFLAGALTSVAFSFLLPLTLITAAAVFAGWQILNQIISVPVEAILNMGEALLRGDTRTRTRYTGFRDDSGSLVDLLERLHNQTHDDANRAAAHKHMSEEIEELKRTAANRQKSVASGAETLVSALRAVAQGNLDCRIPAEAAEGEFAPIREAFNEACQSWKHILQTMAKSSEFITTGAAEISTASDDLARRTERQAENLGQAAASVRTISNGIQTTADVCSDSSLETKKTLDKVKLATEIMADANAAMVGIQKSSTAISEIISVIDGITFQTNVLALNAGVEAARAGDAGRGFAVVAQEVRSLAEKSAKSANEIKRLISVSAEQVDKGVTLVQRTSEYLSDFSESVSNIAQRIDGLTVTTREQAARLVEVTTSINEMDQVTQQNAAMVEEATAASHNLSAETRTLSETLGRFHVDTNAKSKTSPPKPPMARPPVVKPAVTTRTAVVPPVVKNPAQPPPPAPAKQAAVSRPALQVTSSDQGWEDF, from the coding sequence ATGAAAACCTGGCTGTATCGAGAAGCATCATTCCGGTCCAAAATTGGTACGGTCATGCTTTGCTCCGAAATCCTGCTCGCCGCGATCGTGCTCGGCGAAGTCGCTGCTTTTCTCGCCGGGGCCCTGACGTCAGTCGCCTTTTCTTTCCTGCTGCCACTCACACTGATCACAGCGGCAGCTGTTTTTGCAGGATGGCAGATACTCAACCAGATAATCTCGGTGCCGGTGGAGGCAATCCTTAATATGGGGGAGGCCCTCCTCCGTGGAGACACACGCACGCGCACGCGCTACACTGGCTTCAGAGATGATAGCGGCTCCCTTGTGGATCTACTGGAGCGCCTTCACAACCAAACGCATGACGATGCTAACCGGGCGGCCGCCCACAAGCATATGAGCGAAGAGATTGAAGAGCTGAAGCGCACCGCTGCCAACAGGCAGAAAAGCGTCGCGTCAGGGGCGGAGACCCTCGTATCTGCACTGAGAGCCGTTGCGCAGGGCAATCTGGATTGCCGCATTCCGGCCGAGGCGGCTGAGGGGGAATTCGCGCCGATCCGCGAGGCTTTCAACGAAGCGTGCCAAAGCTGGAAACATATCCTGCAAACAATGGCAAAAAGCTCGGAATTCATTACGACCGGGGCTGCAGAGATTTCCACGGCCTCGGACGATCTCGCCAGAAGAACGGAGCGTCAGGCTGAGAATCTTGGCCAAGCGGCTGCCTCGGTACGTACGATCAGCAACGGCATTCAGACAACTGCCGATGTCTGTTCCGATTCAAGCCTCGAGACCAAGAAAACGCTCGACAAGGTCAAGCTCGCAACAGAAATCATGGCGGATGCCAATGCTGCAATGGTCGGCATTCAGAAATCCTCGACAGCAATAAGCGAGATCATTTCCGTCATCGACGGAATTACATTCCAGACCAATGTTCTCGCGCTGAACGCTGGTGTCGAGGCTGCGCGAGCGGGCGACGCAGGACGCGGCTTTGCCGTGGTGGCGCAGGAAGTACGGTCACTTGCAGAGAAATCGGCCAAGTCAGCGAATGAGATCAAACGTCTCATATCTGTTTCCGCAGAGCAGGTCGACAAGGGCGTAACTCTCGTTCAGCGCACGAGTGAATATCTCAGCGATTTCTCCGAGAGCGTTTCGAACATAGCCCAGCGTATTGATGGCCTTACGGTCACAACGCGAGAGCAGGCAGCGCGTCTCGTCGAGGTCACGACGTCGATCAACGAAATGGACCAGGTAACCCAGCAAAACGCAGCCATGGTGGAAGAGGCTACAGCCGCCAGCCATAACCTGAGCGCCGAGACCCGCACTCTTTCAGAAACGCTCGGACGCTTCCACGTGGATACAAACGCGAAGTCGAAAACATCTCCTCCCAAACCGCCAATGGCCAGGCCGCCGGTCGTCAAACCAGCCGTCACAACGAGGACTGCTGTCGTCCCTCCGGTTGTGAAAAATCCGGCCCAGCCCCCTCCCCCCGCACCTGCCAAACAGGCGGCAGTTTCCAGGCCTGCTTTGCAAGTGACGTCTTCTGACCAGGGCTGGGAGGATTTCTGA
- a CDS encoding response regulator — protein sequence MSDSKTVRVLTIDDSRTMQSMLRTALEGAGYDVIQGNDGVEGISVLEAATPAPDVIITDINMPRMDGFGVIETVRGLEPFRHLPVIVLTTESDQEKKARARAAGATGWIIKPFNSESLVSAIRRVTE from the coding sequence ATGAGCGATTCAAAGACTGTGCGCGTTCTGACGATTGATGATTCCCGAACGATGCAGAGTATGCTCCGGACAGCCCTGGAAGGCGCTGGATACGACGTTATTCAGGGGAATGATGGTGTGGAGGGTATCAGCGTTCTCGAAGCAGCGACCCCCGCGCCGGATGTCATCATTACCGACATCAACATGCCCCGTATGGATGGTTTCGGCGTGATCGAGACGGTGCGCGGGCTTGAACCGTTCCGTCACCTGCCGGTTATCGTTCTCACAACTGAAAGCGACCAGGAAAAGAAGGCTCGTGCCCGAGCCGCCGGCGCAACCGGGTGGATCATAAAACCCTTCAACTCCGAAAGCCTTGTCTCCGCCATACGTCGCGTCACAGAGTAG
- a CDS encoding flagellar motor switch protein FliG → MNNASPPDMPPAAPIAPEFLLSGKQKAAILFMAIGRDRSAALMQSLHEDEIRDISIAMAGLGVVKAAMVESVCREFVENFELADGLVGTFETTEAFLRRSLSAEQVEKIMDEIRGPAGRNMWDKLANVQESILANYLKSEYPQTAAVIVSRLQPAHAARVLALLPEDYATDVMMRILHMETVQREVIESVEATLRSEFISSLGRSSKRDSYELLAEVFNNFDRKTEGRLTELMDRQSHEDMEKVKSLMFTFEDIARLSQESLMRVVTEVDRDRLPVALKGATDSERKLFLQCMSKRAGNILLEEIASLGPVRVKDVEAAQAEIVTTIKNLVNAGEIDISDNSASDEFIS, encoded by the coding sequence ATGAATAACGCCAGCCCCCCCGATATGCCTCCCGCAGCTCCCATAGCGCCGGAATTTCTACTCTCCGGCAAACAGAAGGCAGCAATTCTTTTCATGGCAATCGGTCGTGACCGAAGCGCCGCACTCATGCAGTCCCTGCACGAGGATGAAATACGTGACATCTCGATCGCCATGGCGGGACTGGGCGTCGTCAAGGCCGCCATGGTCGAATCAGTGTGTCGGGAGTTCGTCGAGAATTTCGAATTGGCCGATGGTCTCGTCGGGACTTTTGAGACAACCGAAGCTTTCCTGCGCCGCTCACTCAGTGCCGAGCAGGTCGAAAAGATCATGGACGAGATCCGTGGTCCCGCTGGCCGCAATATGTGGGACAAACTGGCAAATGTGCAGGAGTCAATTCTCGCCAACTACCTGAAGAGCGAGTATCCGCAAACGGCTGCGGTTATCGTGAGTCGTTTGCAGCCCGCGCATGCAGCACGTGTCCTCGCCTTGCTGCCTGAGGATTATGCGACAGATGTGATGATGCGTATCCTGCATATGGAAACGGTGCAGCGCGAAGTGATTGAGAGTGTCGAGGCGACCCTGCGATCCGAATTCATCTCATCCCTCGGACGGTCATCCAAGCGGGACAGTTATGAACTCCTCGCCGAGGTATTCAATAATTTCGATCGCAAGACGGAGGGGCGCCTTACAGAGCTCATGGATCGTCAGAGCCATGAGGATATGGAGAAGGTCAAATCGTTGATGTTTACCTTTGAGGACATCGCGCGTCTCTCACAGGAATCCCTCATGCGAGTTGTGACCGAGGTGGATCGGGATCGCCTCCCGGTTGCCCTGAAGGGAGCGACGGACAGCGAACGCAAACTCTTCCTCCAGTGCATGTCAAAACGGGCAGGCAATATCCTCTTGGAAGAAATTGCATCGCTAGGCCCCGTACGTGTCAAGGACGTGGAAGCTGCACAGGCAGAAATCGTAACGACCATCAAGAATCTCGTGAACGCAGGGGAAATCGATATAAGCGATAACTCCGCAAGCGACGAATTCATCTCCTGA
- the fliF gene encoding flagellar basal-body MS-ring/collar protein FliF, which yields MKNLLTSIKGLGRNQLIALGAAGALLLGLLGYLALGGSGQPNALVYGNLDLNEAARMVEDLSKAHIPSSTSPDGTSLYVSSDQVAKARLLLAKDGLPNGGSVGYELFDKSATLTSTQFEQNINETRALEGELERSIRLLQGIRNVRVHLVLPHRDLFSVQTNPSQASVVIDIGHGGRIAPDGIQAIQNLVAAAVPGLRPQSISIVDTRGDVLAKPGEPNSEDGQESAFEKFRHAEETRLSQSVEEMLIPTLGTAHVRARAAVVINNDEVHETEESFDPNQQVLRSQQTSTDKSVNTESTPNTSVANNLPNANAGQTDKNGSSDTRDEETNNYEIGKRVRVVNQTHPRVARISIAVMVDGSYTRDKSGTEVWKPLDAAAIDRITTLVKTSVGYDKARGDQVEVVSMRFMPDGGVEPLPAAPGFFSRANLIYLAEWIIPILLALGAGFFALRPLLRRKTTTHPALSRSGPTHLEALGGSGSYREGEPNHAALGQGSSNSLALRTDTDTVSIDGIEGRARAGTISKVADRIDQNPESSLSIIRNWLEAPEPRPGASS from the coding sequence ATGAAAAATCTCCTTACATCCATAAAGGGGCTGGGTCGTAACCAGCTGATTGCCCTAGGAGCCGCAGGGGCTCTGCTGCTCGGACTTCTGGGGTATCTCGCGCTTGGTGGCTCTGGGCAGCCCAACGCACTGGTGTACGGCAATCTGGACCTCAACGAGGCAGCCCGGATGGTCGAAGACCTGTCAAAGGCCCATATTCCGAGTTCGACCTCACCGGATGGAACGAGCCTTTACGTATCCAGCGACCAAGTTGCAAAAGCTCGCCTCCTTCTCGCCAAGGATGGCCTTCCCAATGGTGGAAGCGTTGGTTACGAGCTGTTCGACAAGAGCGCGACCCTGACGAGTACCCAATTTGAGCAAAACATCAACGAAACCCGCGCCCTAGAAGGCGAACTCGAGCGCTCGATCCGGCTCCTTCAGGGAATACGCAATGTGCGGGTGCATCTCGTATTGCCTCATCGTGACCTGTTTTCGGTGCAGACAAACCCGTCTCAAGCAAGCGTCGTTATCGATATCGGCCACGGAGGACGCATCGCACCTGATGGTATACAGGCGATTCAGAACCTTGTTGCCGCCGCAGTGCCGGGGTTGAGGCCGCAATCCATCTCGATCGTCGATACACGCGGCGATGTTCTGGCAAAACCGGGAGAGCCGAACAGCGAGGACGGTCAGGAGAGCGCATTCGAGAAGTTCCGTCATGCCGAGGAGACAAGGCTGTCTCAGTCTGTTGAGGAGATGCTCATCCCTACGCTGGGCACGGCGCATGTCAGGGCTCGGGCCGCAGTCGTCATCAACAATGACGAAGTGCACGAAACAGAAGAAAGCTTCGATCCGAACCAGCAGGTACTGCGGTCGCAACAAACCAGTACAGACAAAAGCGTCAACACTGAGTCGACCCCCAACACATCTGTCGCGAACAATCTGCCGAACGCAAATGCCGGGCAAACCGACAAAAACGGATCGAGTGATACGCGTGACGAAGAAACCAATAATTATGAAATTGGCAAGCGCGTCCGGGTCGTCAACCAAACTCACCCACGCGTGGCACGAATCAGCATAGCGGTCATGGTTGATGGTTCCTACACGAGGGATAAGAGCGGAACAGAAGTGTGGAAGCCTCTCGATGCAGCCGCAATCGACCGCATCACCACACTTGTGAAAACCTCAGTCGGTTATGACAAGGCCCGTGGAGATCAGGTCGAGGTCGTATCAATGCGATTTATGCCGGATGGAGGTGTCGAACCCCTCCCGGCTGCGCCAGGCTTCTTCTCGCGCGCTAACCTGATATATCTGGCAGAATGGATTATACCGATCCTCCTCGCTCTGGGTGCAGGGTTCTTCGCGCTCCGGCCACTCCTCCGCCGCAAAACGACGACACACCCTGCCCTGTCGCGATCTGGCCCCACCCATCTGGAAGCGCTTGGTGGCTCCGGTTCCTATAGGGAGGGAGAGCCCAATCACGCGGCTCTCGGACAAGGTTCGTCTAACAGCCTGGCTCTTCGCACTGATACCGATACCGTGTCGATAGATGGAATTGAGGGGAGAGCGCGTGCAGGAACGATTTCGAAGGTCGCTGACCGTATCGATCAAAACCCTGAAAGCAGCCTGAGCATTATCCGAAACTGGCTCGAGGCACCCGAGCCACGTCCGGGAGCTTCATCATGA
- a CDS encoding STAS domain-containing protein, with amino-acid sequence MSVIPVPPETMPHQIMLPARLDTKAAAALREDLIADDGTPLDGSEVTYLGGLCLQILLAGKREIINPSEKMAEAMALFGVPFLLREPRTTSSET; translated from the coding sequence ATGTCCGTCATACCTGTGCCCCCGGAGACGATGCCTCATCAGATCATGCTTCCTGCGCGCCTTGACACCAAGGCTGCCGCAGCGCTGCGCGAAGATCTCATTGCGGATGATGGCACTCCCCTGGATGGATCGGAAGTCACTTATCTCGGAGGTCTTTGCCTCCAGATTCTCCTTGCTGGCAAACGCGAGATCATCAACCCATCTGAAAAGATGGCTGAAGCAATGGCACTCTTCGGTGTGCCTTTCCTCCTGCGGGAACCCCGCACAACATCCAGCGAGACCTAG
- a CDS encoding methyl-accepting chemotaxis protein translates to MRRKSLHHPAFNLASKIVLACGICFIAIQIVAVSISGFMMKKEVEKKIYSQAIQKSQILGQKIARSIAEQSLVVRGIQSAIESGHQTGVLNKQFIVDLLVEDMRRFPAIFGMDFKEIPHGFDGTQLPGGPGTNPEGIFFPYVVRDGHGNIAVRTPSAHYSDFYKAIIRTGNPDGLEPYIDHDSGVPMVSPTFPITFNGKRIAVVGADIPLDWLVPMLKEVQIAPGTKISLLSSQGFWVVSPTPAQIMQHFHDDASRAFSKALSAHDVTIIPGFDGGSADRILVPITVDGFGTYWTLVVDLPGEAITTPVWHTIFTLVIPGIVLIVISLVLMWLIFRKLLSNPLGSLIHAVSEFENRHYRARVFGTERQDELGAIARGLDAFRSSLLKAQEADLLLEGERRRNEEAQRVRHEQDERRLDDIRKVVEQIGGALSALSNGDLASELRQPLPDEFEILRTDFNRSIRELANTISGISTAAQTIRDGSETVHGGAENLAQRTEQQAAALEQTTAAISQIARSASHSEELITSAQSIGEEACHSAAASADIMRRTRDAMSRIENSSSQIVDIVSIIENIAFQTNVLALNASIEAARAGDAGRGFAVVADEVRTLAQRCTEAAKSVSALVGKTSDEIHIGAECVHETEHALATISGLVTTMGERLTTIVRNAREQAVSLKEVNSAIGVMDRTTQQNAGIADEARSASRSLSDETHSMLHLILRFSLPATSAATY, encoded by the coding sequence GTGCGCAGAAAATCTCTTCATCATCCTGCCTTCAATCTCGCCAGCAAAATCGTTCTGGCCTGCGGCATTTGCTTCATAGCAATCCAGATCGTCGCCGTATCCATATCCGGGTTCATGATGAAGAAAGAGGTAGAGAAAAAGATCTACTCGCAAGCAATCCAGAAAAGTCAGATATTGGGCCAGAAGATCGCCCGATCAATAGCTGAGCAGAGCCTGGTTGTACGAGGCATTCAAAGCGCCATCGAAAGCGGCCATCAGACGGGCGTCTTGAACAAGCAGTTCATTGTTGACCTTCTGGTTGAAGACATGCGGCGTTTTCCAGCGATTTTCGGCATGGATTTCAAGGAGATCCCGCATGGTTTCGATGGGACGCAGCTTCCGGGCGGTCCAGGAACAAACCCGGAGGGAATATTCTTCCCTTATGTCGTGCGTGACGGTCATGGAAATATTGCCGTGCGAACCCCTTCCGCCCACTATAGCGATTTTTACAAGGCCATAATCAGAACAGGCAACCCGGACGGCCTTGAACCCTATATCGACCACGATTCCGGTGTTCCCATGGTCTCCCCGACCTTCCCTATCACGTTCAATGGCAAAAGAATCGCCGTCGTAGGGGCGGATATCCCCTTGGACTGGCTTGTCCCTATGCTCAAGGAAGTCCAGATCGCGCCGGGCACCAAGATCTCGCTTCTGTCCAGCCAAGGCTTCTGGGTCGTAAGCCCTACACCTGCCCAGATCATGCAGCACTTCCATGATGACGCCTCCAGAGCTTTCAGCAAGGCCCTCTCTGCGCACGATGTCACCATCATCCCCGGGTTTGACGGTGGGAGTGCAGACCGTATCCTGGTTCCTATCACGGTGGATGGTTTCGGCACTTACTGGACCCTTGTGGTCGACCTCCCGGGTGAGGCCATCACGACACCGGTCTGGCATACAATTTTCACTCTCGTCATTCCGGGCATCGTGCTGATCGTCATTTCGCTCGTCCTGATGTGGCTCATCTTCCGCAAGCTTCTCAGCAACCCGCTAGGCAGCCTGATTCATGCTGTCTCTGAATTTGAAAACCGCCACTATCGGGCACGTGTCTTCGGAACAGAGCGCCAGGATGAACTCGGTGCAATCGCACGCGGGCTGGACGCATTCCGCTCATCATTGCTGAAGGCGCAGGAAGCCGACTTGCTTCTGGAAGGGGAGCGACGTCGTAACGAAGAAGCGCAGCGGGTGCGGCATGAGCAGGATGAACGCAGGCTGGATGACATCAGAAAGGTCGTTGAGCAGATTGGAGGGGCGCTTTCAGCCCTTTCGAACGGCGATCTCGCCTCAGAACTGCGTCAGCCTCTTCCCGATGAGTTCGAGATTTTACGAACGGATTTCAACAGGTCGATCAGGGAACTCGCAAATACCATCTCAGGTATCTCGACTGCTGCACAGACCATCCGGGATGGAAGCGAAACCGTCCATGGCGGTGCCGAGAATCTGGCACAACGGACCGAACAGCAGGCGGCAGCTCTGGAGCAGACAACGGCTGCGATCAGTCAGATCGCGCGCAGTGCCTCTCATTCGGAAGAGCTGATCACCAGCGCCCAGTCAATCGGCGAGGAAGCCTGCCATTCTGCCGCAGCTTCAGCCGATATCATGCGCCGCACACGTGACGCCATGTCGCGAATAGAGAACAGCTCGTCCCAGATTGTCGACATCGTCTCGATCATCGAGAACATTGCTTTTCAAACCAATGTCCTTGCTCTGAATGCCAGCATCGAAGCGGCGCGGGCTGGCGACGCCGGTCGCGGTTTTGCCGTCGTGGCTGACGAAGTGAGAACTCTGGCGCAGCGATGCACCGAAGCGGCCAAAAGTGTGAGTGCGCTCGTAGGGAAAACATCAGACGAGATACATATCGGCGCCGAATGTGTGCATGAAACAGAACACGCGCTTGCCACGATTTCCGGTCTTGTCACAACGATGGGTGAAAGACTGACCACCATCGTTCGAAATGCGCGCGAACAGGCGGTAAGCCTGAAGGAGGTCAATTCGGCCATCGGGGTCATGGATCGTACGACACAGCAGAACGCCGGTATCGCAGATGAGGCACGTTCTGCTTCCAGGAGCCTGTCGGATGAAACACACTCCATGCTTCACCTGATCCTGCGTTTTTCGCTCCCGGCAACGAGCGCGGCGACCTATTGA